The following DNA comes from Nocardioides panzhihuensis.
TGACGATGGCGAGCACTCCGTAGCGCAGGTGCACGGTGGTCGGCGCCGCGGTGGCTGACCACTTGGCGACCAGCTCCTGGACGTCGGCCTGCCGGATCGAGTCGATCCGCCAGTCACCGATCTTCGGGTAGATGTGGGCGTTGAGGGCGATCTCGAAGGTCGTTCTGGTCGACTCGGCATGGACCTGGCGTGCACGCCACGCTTCGGCGTACGCCTTGAAGGTCTGTTTACCGAGCTCGGGGTTGACCCAGTCGCCGCGGACCAGGCCCGCGGTCTGCTCGTCGATCCAGTCCTGACCCTCTGTCTTTCGGTCGAAGTGCTTGACGTGCTCCTCGCCGGCTCGGTCGACGTAGACCGCACGCCAGCGGACCTTGGTCCTGACCTCTCCTTCCTTGGTCGTCCATCTCGCGGTGTGCTTGCGGATCGTGGCCATAACTCACCTACTCTCCTCGTGGTTGGCGTTCTTATCCATGTCCCTCAGGGTAGGCGCCCTCCCGAACAGTCGTTCGAGACGACGCTTACCTGTTGGGGATCACCGGATCAGCGGCGTTGCGGCTCGGCGCTGATCGCGCATGAAGGTGCGCAGGTCGCCGACGGTGGTCACCAGCCGGCGGCCGATCTTGAAGAACCTCGGCCCGGTCTTGCACTGGCGCCACCAGCGCAGGGTGTTCTCCGAGGTACGCAGGATCTCCGCCGCCTCAGCGAAGGTCAGGATCTCCTCGGTGTCCCGCTCCGAGAACGGGATCTGACTTGTCGTCATGTTCATCTCCTGTCATCGATGACCGCTGCCCGGATGGCAGCGGCACTCGTGTGCAGGAGGTAGGTGTGCAGGGGTCCCCAGCGGACCCCTGATTTAGATCCGATCGAATGTGCAGGTCCGATCGGATATTCTGGTCCGATCGAGGGAACCAGACTTCTTCAGGCGGCCCGACGGGTTGCCGGCCTCTCCCAGGCCGAGCTCGCCGAGCAGGCCGGCACGTCCCAGGCCACCCTGTCGGCGTACGAACGCGGCGCGAAGTCTCCGGCCCTCAAGGTCGCCGAGCGGATCCTTCACGCCACCGGACTCGAGCTCTCGGTCCGGGCCCACGTCGACTTCAAAGAACGCTCAGTGCCCGGCATCGAACCGTTTTGGGTTCCGAGCATGCTCTGGAACGTGGGTCCGCCCACATGCTTCGTCATTCTCCACGTTCCTGACATGGTCAACCACACCAGCCAGATCGACTGGGACCTCAGCGACCGGGTCGATCGTGCCCGGGCGTACGAGATCCTGATCCGCTGGGGACTCCCCCAAGCGATGCTCCGCTGGCTCGATGGCGCTCTGCTCGTCGACCTCTGGGACGAGCTCGACCTGCCCGAGGAGATCCGGACCTGCTGGACCCCGGCGATCGTTCACGCGACCCCCACCAAGACCGTCGATATCTTCGACTTCTCCTTCTCACGCGTTCTCGGCCCTGACGGTACGGAGAATGCCGAGGTCCGCAGATTCGAGGCGTTGCCGCCACAGCCTCAAAAGCCCACGCGGCGCCGCAAGCGTCGGGTCGATCCCCTCAACGGCCATCCGTGGGGATAACGCCGGCTGCGCTGTGCGCATGATTGCCTGCCTGTTCGGTGTTCGGTATTGATCGAACACCAGCCTCGACTACATACCGACAGTTGGACCGCGCATCGAACCTGACGTCGAGGCAGGTTGATCGAGTCCAGGCATCTCCACCGGTCGCCGCGCCGCGCCCCTCGAACCGTAGAGGCCGGCCGACGCACGCTGCCTCGCGCGCGGACCGTAGCGTTCGATGTCCTCGGCCGCCCGCTGTGCTGCATGGGCAGGCCCGAGGTCGGCGCGGTCGCGACTGAAGACCTGGACCCATTGGCTACGGGCTTCCTCGACTGATTCGGCGACCATGTGGGCGACGTTGCGGTCGCGGCCCCGCGTCATGCCGACATAGGCGGAGGAGGCACTCGTGTGGGTGCCGACCGCGACGTGGGCGACCGAGACGGTCTCGCCCTGGACGCCGTAGGTCGTGGTCGCGTAGGCCAGTTCGAGATGCTCTCGGGCATAGTCCCACGACACGCGGCGGCCGACGGCCCGGCCATCGACTTGGCCTCGGAGGACGACGCCCTTCCGGTCGGCTTTGCATACGGTCCAGGTCTCCCGGTTCGCAACGTCCGCATCAGGGTCGTTGCGACGGGTCGCAACTCGGTCGCCGACCTCGATCCGCTCCCCCGACCTCGTGCCGAACCTGCCCAGTGGGCCGTACGCAGCGGCCCGTTCTCGGTGGGCGAGGGCGTTGATCCTGGCGACCTGGTCGCGGGTATCGGCGACCACCGCGACCCCTTCCTCGGTGTCCGCTGCGATGTCGGCCAGCGCGGCGATCTGTTCGACCTCGGAGGCGTGTACGACGATCTCTCCACGCGCGAGCAGCCGGTCGAAGACTGCGTCCGGCCGCTGCCCGGCGCGCATCCGGAGGCTGAGCTCGGCATACTCCGGGTCCGCGAACCGGCGCACCGAGTCCAGATCGACAAGACTGTCTTTGGCGTAGCGACAGGCGAGATCGAGTACGCCACCCCGACCTACCGCGGGCAGCTGATGCCGATCACCGACCAACGCCAGGCGAGCTCCGGTCACGTCGGCTATCTGCACCAGCGCCACCGCGCTGTCCTGATCCAGCATGCCCGCCTCGTCGACCACCAGTAGATCACCTCGGCGCAGCCACGCCGCCCGGTGCGGTGTCGTCTCGACACGGTGCCAATGCCCCTGGTCGTCCCATCGGAAGCCGTGTTGCCGCAGCAGCCAGGCCACCGAATACGCCGGCGTGCCCACCTGACCAGCAGCAACCTTGGCACCCTTCA
Coding sequences within:
- a CDS encoding helix-turn-helix transcriptional regulator, which gives rise to MTTSQIPFSERDTEEILTFAEAAEILRTSENTLRWWRQCKTGPRFFKIGRRLVTTVGDLRTFMRDQRRAATPLIR